DNA from Aggregatimonas sangjinii:
CTACGCCAACGGGCCTGGTATTATACGCGTGTTTATGCCGATACCGAGGATGAAGATGTGGTGTATGTGCTGAACGTACGCTACCATAAGAGTACCGATGGCGGAAAAACCTTTAACACCTTTAACGCGCCCCATGGCGACCACCACGATCTATGGATTTCCCCCGAAAATGCCCAACGCATGATCATCGGCGACGATGGTGGCGCACAGATTTCCTATGACGGGGGAGAGACCTGGAGCACCTATTACAACCAACCGACCGCACAATATTATCGGGTAACGACGGATAACGCCAATCCTTACCGTATTTACGTGGCCCAGCAAGATAATTCTACGCTTCGTGTCAACCATCGTAGTGATGGCAGCAGCATTTCAGAAGATGATTGGGAGCCGACCGCCGGGGGCGAGTCCGCACATATTGCGGTAGACCCCACCAATAACGATATCGTATATGGCGGAAGTTATGGCGGTTTCCTTACCCGTGTCAATCACGAAACCAATACGGTTCGCGGTATCAATGTATGGCCCGATAACCCCATGGGTTATGGTGCCGAGGGCATGAAATATCGTTTTCAATGGAATTTTCCCATCATGTTCAGCAAGCATGATCCTAAAAAATTATACACCTTTTCGCAGCACGTGCACATGAGCACCAATGAAGGCCAAAGTTGGGAACTGTTAAGCGACGACCTGACCCGAAACGACCCTGCCAAATTGGTGTCCAGCGGCGGACCGATTACCCAAGACAATACCGGTGTGGAATATTACTGTACCATTTTTGCGGCGAACGAGAGTCCGATAAAGGAAGGGCTACTTTGGGTAGGCAGTGATGATGGCCTGATACATGTCTCCCGAGATGGTGGCGCGAATTGGGAGAATGTGACCCCGAGCGGAATGCCAGCATGGATGATGATCAACAGCATCGAACCTTCTGCTTTTGACGAAGGCACTTGCTACGTTGCTGGCACCAAATATAAACTGGGCGATTTTCAGCCCTACCTCTATAAAACCACCAACTACGGAAAAACGTGGTCGAAAATAACGAACGGCATCAATGAGGAGCATTTTACCCGTGTGGTCCGCGAAGATCCGAAACGAAAGGGCTTGCTCTACGCCGGAACCGAAACGGGAATGTATATCTCCTTTGATGATGGAGCGAATTGGAGTCCGTTTCAGCTGAACCTTCCCATCGTGCCCATTACCGATTTGGCCATCAAAGAAGACAATTTGATCGTCGCCACACAAGGGAGAAGTTTATGGATTATTGATGACCTAAGTGTGTTGCATCAGTTGGATGATGCCAAAAAAACAGCTTCTTCCATTTTATATCAACCGAAAGACGCCTTACGCACCAAAGGCCGTTCCAGCACCGAACCTTCCAAAACGGAAGGGGAGAACCATCCGAACGGGGTGATGACACATTTCTATTTAAAGAATCTGTCGGAAAAGGATAGCATCCACCTCACTTATACGAACATGGCCGGTGATACCCTTGCCACATTCAACAACCATGTGAAAAAGGGGGAGTCCGCTAGTGAAAGCAGAGCGAAGGAGCTTAAAGTAGAAAAGGGGGGCAATACCCATGTCTGGGATACCCGTGGCAAAGGCGCGGAAAAGCTGAAAGGCATGATTTTTTGGTGGGCCAGTTTCGATGGTGCCAAAGCCGTGCCCGGGCAGTATAAGGTACATTTGAACGTCAACGGCAACTCCACTTCCCAAACCTTCAACATCATTCCCGACCCAAGGGCGGAAGCCTCGGTAGCGGATATGCAAAAGCAATATGATTTTGTGACGGATATCAATACCACCATTGATAAGGCGCATCAATCCATCAAAAAAATACGAAATATCACCAGTCAGTTGGATGCTTTTAGCAAACAGTACAAAGACAACCCGCAAACCACCTATTTGGTCGAAAAGGCCAAAACCATGAAAGAGAAATTCGGGGAGGTCGAAAAGGCCTTGTACCAAACCAAAAACCGCAGCAACCAAGACCCCTTGAACTTCCCGATCCGGTTGACCAACAAGCTTGGGCACCTGAATAGTCTTGTTGCATTGGACGACTTTCCACCGACGGATCAAGATATAGCTGTAAAAAATGAATTGACGGGGAAAATCAACACACAATTAGACACCTTCGACGCTATGATATCAAAGGAAATCGGGGAATTCAACAAGGAATTCAACGCTTTGCAGTTAAATTATTTGTTTGTGGAGGAGTAGGTAAAATAGATTATATAGTAGTTATTCATTTTTTGGCTAGAGATACAAATGCTCCCCTCCTTTTTCAAGGAGGGGAATGAATCCGCCAGATGGCGGAGAAAGGGGTGGTAAAGCCCGAACTTCAGCGCCATTACCTGAACTATTAGGAAAATACCCGAGGTCTTTACCTTTACCACCCCGTCTTCTTGTTCCGTCTATGTCGGAACAAGAATCCACCCCTCCTTGAAAAAGGAGGGAAACTATTAAGTAGTGCTATTTAGAGCCTTATGCACAATAAGAAGAATTTAAAAGCATACCGGAAAGCGTTAAGAAACAACGGTACGTCAGCGGAGGCCTTTCTATGGATGCAATTATCGAAAAGCAAACTGGAAGGCAGAAAATTCAGAAGACAACATAGCATTGGAAATTGCATCGTAGACTTCTTTTGTTCTTCAGAGCGATTGATAATTGAACTAGATGGTGAAGTCCATTTTAATACTACTGCGCTAGAGAAAGACCTAAAAAGAACCCAATATTTAGAAAATCTAGATTACAAAGTAATTCGCTTCGAAAATAAGATGGTCTTTGATAATCTTCAATCTGTATTGATGGAAATAAAAGAGAACTTTGACAATAAATAACAATCGTATTCAAATGAAAAACAACCTCACGCTATTGCTAACCCTCCTAACCGCGACAATCACCTTCGCCCAAACCGCGGAAGAGTACTTCACCCCTTTAAAATTCAGAAACATCGGTCCGTTTCGAGGCGGGCGCTCGGTTTCGGCTTCAGGGGTCATCGGTGATCCCATGACCTATTATATGGGTACCACCGGCGGCGGCCTATGGAAAACGGAGGATGCCGGACAACGCTGGAACAACATTTCCGATGGTTTCTTTGAAATGGGCTCCGTTGGTGCAGTGGCCGTTTCGAGTTATAACACCAATATCGTTTATGTGGGAATGGGCGAGCATGCGCCCCGTGGGGTGATGACGTCCTACGGAGACGGCGTCTATAAATCGACGGATGCCGGTGCAACCTGGAAACATATGGGACTCACGGAGACACAGCACATTTCAAGAATCGTCATCCACCCGACCAATCCGGACATTGTGTATGTGGCGGCGCAAGGGCAATTGTATGGTCCGAATACCGAGCGTGGCATTTATAAATCCGTTGACGGTGGGAAAACCTGGAAGAATACCCTTTTTGTAAACGATTTAACGGGTTGTGCCGAGCTTTCCATGGATGCCAATTTTCCTGAAATCATGTATGCCGCCATGTGGGAACATCAGCGCAAACCGAATATGGTCGTTAGTGGAGGAGAAGGCAGCGGACTCTATAAATCGACCGACGCCGGGGAAACTTGGACGGAAATGACGGAAGGCCTGCCCGAGGAAAAGGGAAAGATGGCGATTTCGGTGAGTCCGGCGAATTCGAACAAGGTATATGCCTTGATCGAAAGCGATAGCAATCAGGACAAGGGCGGACTCTTTGTTTCCGAGAATGCCGGAAAGAGTTGGAACATGGTCAGTGGCGATAATAGATTGGTACAACGTGCTTGGTATTATATCGAAGTGTTCACAGACCCCAACGATGAAGATATCGTATATGTCTTGAGCGCCCCGGCCCTACGTTCCTTGGACGGTGGTAAAAATTGGGAGCGTATTACCGGTACCCATGGCGATTATCATGATTTATGGATCAATCCGAAAAATTCCTTGAACATGGTCATTGCCAATGATGGTGGCGCTGCGGTGACCTTCGATTTCGGAAAAACATGGTCTTCACAAGAAAATATGCCAACGGGGCAGTTTTATCGCATCAATACGGATAATCTATTCCCGTATAATATCTATGGTGGACAACAGGATTATTCCTCGGCCATGATCGCTAGCATGTCTACCGGAAGAAGTGGAATTTCGATATCAGATTTTAGTCCGTCGGCCGGTGGGGAGAGTGCCTTTTTAGCGTTCGATCCCGACAACCCTAGATATGTGATGGGCGGCAGTTATCTGGGTACGATCGAGGTACTCGACACCCACTCCAAAGCCTCGACCGAAGTTATGGCCGCGCCCATACAGTATTTGGGACGTGAAGCGCGTAACATGAAATATCTGTACAATTGGAATGCCCCTACCCTACGCTCCCAGCACGAACCGAATACCTTCTACCACGGGGCGCAACTCCTATTGCGAACACGGGATATGGGCCTTAGCTGGGAAGAAATGTCACCAGATCTTACCCGAGATATCGACGCCAAGCAGGGCAACGGTGGCGGGCCGTACACCAATGAGGCGGTCGGTGCGGAGAACTATGGCACTTTGGCCTATGTCGTGGAGTCCCCACATGAAGCGGGCATTTTTTATACCGGAAGTGATGACGGCTATGTACATATTACCAAGGACAATGGCGAAAGTTGGCAAAATATCACTCCAAAAAATCTTGGGGAATCGCTGGTGAACGCCATTGAAGTTTCCCCCCATGACAAGGGAACCGTTTATATTGCGACCACGAAATACAAATTCAATGACCATACGCCTGCGCTCTATAAAAGTACCGACTATGGTACCACATGGACACGCACTAATACCGGTATTCCCAAGGGTGCTTTTACACGTGTCGTACGGGAAGACCCTACACGAAAAGACCTGCTTTATGCCGGAACCGAAAAAGGACTGTACCTCTCCTGGGACGGTGGTAGCAGTTGGAAGCCCTTTCAACTCAACCTTCCCAAAACACCCATTACCGATCTTAAAATACATCGCGGCGATCTCATTGTGGCTACCTCGGGCAGGGCCTTTTGGATTCTGGATGGTCTAACGCTTCTGGCCCAATATGAAACATCCGACAAGGGATTGAAACTCTATAGCCCGAATGACGCCTTGAACGGTTCATGGCGCAGTCCGATGAGCGGGAATACGGATGACTTCAAAGGAACGAATACCTTGGAAGGCGTAAATCCGGCAAATGGGATGGTCTCGTACTACGAACTCCCGAAATTGAACGATTCCACCGAAATCACCATGGACATTTTGGATGCGAGCGGAAAAAATATCCGTAGTTTTTCTTCCAAAAAGGACAACACCTATAAAAAGCACAATGGCGGTGGCCCACCTCCCGCACCGACTTTATCTAAAAAAACAGGTCTTAATCGTTTTGTATGGGATATGAAAACCCCAATTCTACCCGGTGTTCCCAATACCTATATCGAATCTCGTTTTAGTGGTCATATCGTTCCTCCAGGCACCTATACCATACAGCTAAATTCGGGTTCCGAGGTCGTGTCTACCGAAGGTAAAATCGTCGCGATACCGACCTATTCGACAACTCCGGAACAATATGCCGAGCACCATACCTTTATGACGGAACTGGAAGAAAACCTCACTCAAATGCACACCACCTTGAATTCGCTCTACAACGTTCAGCAGCAGCTAAAAGAGGTCCTAAAGGATGTTGCCGATGCCTCGACGAAGTCGGAGGGCAATGCCTTGCTGGAGCACCTGGATGCTTGGGACAAGGAAATGATCCAACGCAAATCGCAGGCCTATGACGATGTTGAGAACTTCCCCAACAAATTCACCGCCGAATACCTGTTCCTTATCGATGCTACCAACAGTGCCATCCCTCGGGTAAACCAATCCTCCAAAGACCGGAAGATAGAACTCGATGCCCAATGGAAAATCTTGGAAGCTAAGGCGAACGAATTCCTGAATACTTCGATTCCCGCCTTTAATAAAAAACTTTGGGATATAGGTATAGGGGCAATTCGAATATGAAGTTTCTTGTTTCAAGTTTCAGGTTTGGGTAACTTTGAACCAGAAACTTGAAACCCGAACGTGAGCGAGTACTACAACTACATAAAATCCCTTCACCTTATCTTTGTAGTTACTTGGTTTGCGGGACTATTTTATATTCCAAGACTGTTTATCTACCATATCGAAGCGGCCCGGAAATCGTCGCCCGAAAGGGAAATACTGACTACCCAATTGCAGTTGATGACCAAACGATTGTGGAATATCATCACATGGCCGTCTGCGATCCTTTGTACTTTTTTTGCTTTTTGGATGTTGCACCTGAACCCAGGATTGCTCTACCAACCCTGGATGCAAGTTAAACTGGGGTTCGTAGTTTTACTTTTTGCCTACCATATCAAAAACCATTTGATCTATAAACAGCTACAACGGAATGAGATAAAGTACACCAGCAACTACATGCGTATTTGGAACGAAGGTGCGACACTCATTCTTTTTGCCGTTATATTTCTTGTCATCCTAAAAAGTGCCCTAAACTGGATTTTCGGTGTCGTTGGGATAGTAGTCCTCGGCATTCTCCTAATGCTGGGAATAAAACTTTACAAACGTATTCGCGAGAAAGGGTAAATGCAGTTTAAGCTTAAGACTATATGTATAGAACCGCCTAACAATCAAATTTAATTAGAAGCGTAAATACAAGTTCAATTTTTAATTGGCAGTTGCCATAGCAATTGATTCCATTTCAACAAACAAACTGCCCACTGGCACTGCCAACTGCCTACTCTTCTGGTTCAAAGTCCACGTTCCGCCTGAACCGTTTCATACGCCATTTGTACTTGCTTGAACTTTTCCTCGGCTCCTTTTTTTATAGCCTCGTCCTGGGTATTCACACGGTCGGGATGGTACTTTTTAGCCATGGTACGGTACGCTTTTTTGACCTCATCGTCCGTAGCTGTTTTCGCGATTTCCAAAATTTTGTAGGCATTATCGGCGGCCTTGACGAACATGGCTTTAATACTTTCGAAGTCTCGTGCGGTGATTCGCATGTACCCAGCGATTTCTTGAATTTTGCTGATTTCGGCATTGGTAACTTGTCCGTCTGCCTGGGCGATACCGAATAAAAAATGAAGTAACTGAAGCCGTACCTCGTAACGGGTGCGTTGGTTCAAATAGGCACAGATACGCTGGGCCGAAATTTCATGTTTTTTGTTGACCTCGTTAAAAGTGCGAAAGATGGCATTGGCTTTTTCCTTGCCGTAGGTACTCACAAAATACTGGCGTACATAATCCATCTCGGTCTGGCTGACCTTGCCATCGGCCTTGATGACCAGAGAACACAACGACAGCAAATTCAATTCGAAATCGGCCGGTGAAACGCTTTGTCGGGTCATATCCCGGAAAACGGATTTTGGCCCACCTCCTTTATTAGAGGAACTATCGATCAAGCTTCCAAGAAGAAATCCTATAATGGCACCAGGGTATCTAAATAAGTAATATCCGGCAATGGCCGCAATCCATTTTATCATCGTATTCTCAATTTTTTCAAAGATAGGTTTTTAGGGTAAAATCGCACGCCTATTTCCCGCACTCGAAGGGTGAGCTCCTACAGCAACCGATTAGACTCCCAATGGTCTCAAAAGTTACATATGGGTAGGTCTACTTTTGTTAGGTTTCCTAATATACACGACAAATTTGGTATCTTTACATCCTGAAATTTAAAACAAGAAGAGTTATGTATCCCGCAGAATTAGTAAAACCTATGAGAGACGACTTGGCCAATGCCGGGTTTGAAGAATTATATACGGCCGATGCGGTCGAAAAAGCGATAGGGAAAGAAGGAACTACACTTGTAGTCGTGAATTCCGTTTGTGGTTGTGCCGCGGCCAATGCCCGCCCAGCGGCTAAAATGAGCTTGCAACACGCAAAAAAACCCGACCATGCCGTTACTGTTTTTGCGGGTGTTGATACCGAGGCTGTCGATGCCGCCAGAAATTTGATGGTTCCCTTTCCTCCTTCCTCGCCAAGTATGGCCTTATTCAAAGATGGGGAACTGGTGCATATGATAGAACGCCACCATATCGAGGGAAGACCGGCCGAACTGATCGCCGAGAACTTGGTAGGTGCATATGACGAGTTCTGTTAGTAGCAAAAGTCCGAACTCTTTCAGGTGAGGAATCAGAAATATCCGTAAAACCGCTCTACTTGAGCGGTTTTTTTAGTCCTAAGTCTTACGTCAATTTTGTCCTAAGTCTTATTTTTGTGCCATGCGAAAACTATTGGCCTATCCTTTAAGCGTAATCTACCTGATTTTCTTCGGGGCTACGCTCTTGGTTTTTCACCCACTACAATGGTTGGCCTTTAATCTATTTGGTTATAGTGCGCACAAAAAAATCGTGGCCATCATGAACCTTTGCTTGCTACGCTGTTCCCATCTTCTCGGGACGACTTACTCCTTTAAGAATGTAGAAAATCTACCTACGGACAAACCCTTGATCATCGTTCCCAACCACCAAAGCCTTCACGATATTTCCCCCATAATCTGGTTTATGCGCAAGCACCATCCAAAATTCGTAAGCAAAAAAGAACTCGGGAGAGGTATTCCTAGTGTATCCTATAACTTACGCCATGGTGGTTCGGTATTGATCGACAGAAAGGATAGCAAACAAGCCATCGCCGAAATCGGGAAATTGGGAAAGTATATCGAAAAATATAATAGAAGCGCAGTTATTTTTCCAGAAGGAACACGGAGTAGGGACGGCCGTCCAAAAGAATTCAAAACCAACGGACTTCGAATCTTAATCAAAAGGGCGCCCTCGGCGCTACTCGTTCCCGTCAGTATCAACAACTCTTGGAAAATGTTACGCTACGGAAAGTTCCCTTACGGAATAGGCAATCGGCTAACCTTCGACGTGCATGCGCCAATTACTACCAACCCAGACCCAGAGCAAGCGATGGCCGTGGTTGAAAAAGTCGTAGTTTCAGGGATAACGGAATTCAAATGACACAGGAAGAAATCATCTCGAAGACTATTGTTTTTGTCAAGCGAACATTGAAAGGAGCTGAAGGCGGGCACGACTGGTTTCACATACACCGAGTACTTGTAAATAGTCGTAAAATAGCTGCTACGGAAAAGGTAAATGATTTGGTCGTCGCTTTGGGAGCACTTTTGCACGATATCGCCGATGCTAAATTTCACGATGGCGATGAAACCAAGGGCCCAAAGATAGCAACAGATTTTTTGACCGCTCTTGGAGTAGACCAAGCCCTTATCGAACAAGTGGTCTATATCATCGAAAACATCTCCTTTAAAAACAGCCTTGAGAAAGGCATTGATAAAGTACAGCCATTAGAACTCCAAGTGGTTCAGGATGCCGATCGTCTAGATGCCATTGGGGCCATTGGCATTGCCAGAGCCTTTAATTACGGTGGCTTTAAAAATAGGGAACTCTACAATCCCGAAATCAAACCCAACCTTCATATGAGCAAGGAGGAATATAAAAAATCGGCATCGCCGACCATCAATCATTTTTACGAAAAGTTGCTTTTGCTCAAAAAAAAGTTCAATACCGAATCGGGAAAAAGACTCGCAGAAGAACGCCATCGGTTTATGCTCGAATTCTTAGAGCAGTTTTACCAAGAATGGGGAGCGTTTCCCTAGACTTCCAACATTGCACAAATAATTATTTAAAGTAGGGTACTAGAAAGCAGCTTATTTACGTTATAGACACCTGTTGAATCCTTGCCATCTCAAGTGGTAAGGTCTTATCCGTGTTCTATAATGCCCAAATACTTGAAAATACTCCTGGTTTTTTCGTGCATAGCGATGCTAGCGATCGCCTGTACCAAAAGTGTGGGGCTATATACCGAAGTGGAGTTCGAAGTATCCGAGCAATACCTTGCCGACGGTTTTGTTAATACGCCCTTGTCTGTAAATCTAACGGTGATTCCAGAGGAAATAATAGCGGATGTTGGCTATACCTATCGGCTTGAATCGTTTGATGGCCAAGGTGTTTTGATGGATAGCGAGGGAAATACGCTTAACTCAGGTGATAAAATTGGTTTTGATGCCCTATCTGCGGCCCTTGAATTTATCGGAACCGAAGAAGGTAGTCATACCATTGCCATTACCGTAGAAGATAGTTACGGTTTTACCAAAGAGGTTCGTCTTGTATTCAATATTACCGATATTCCATTATTATGGCGTGCCGAAAGTCCGATCACCCAAATGGAATTAGGAACAACCGTTGATATTAACCTTATTTTAGAGAACCAAACCGATGCTATCAACGGTACCTTTGAATGCAACTACCAACAGTCATTGGGTGATGGAACGCTAACAGGCTTCCCAACCGCCGATGCCGAATTTCCCACAGAATTCACGACAATTGTTCCAGGAAACTTTGCGCTCGAATTTACGCCTGATGTACTAGGAAATATCGAATTGATTTTCCGTTTGAGGGATAGCAATGGCCAAGAACTGACCAGTTCGGTAACCATAGAAGTAGTCGAGGAAATAATAGATATGGAACCTCCAGTACTATCCATTTCAGGTACCAACCCCACACAAGTATTTATAGGTCAGCCCTATATGGATGAAGGTGCGACCGCCATGGATAATGTAGACGGAAATATTACGGATCAAATCACGACCGTCTCCAATGTGGATACGAGTGTTGAAGATAGTTATCAGGTCATCTATTCGGTAGCGGATACCGATGGAAATAGCACTAGTGCCACACGTGTGGTCAATGTTGTTCAAGACCCCAATGGTTCTGAGATTGCAGTAACCGGGATTTCCATAACCGAGGAGAGCTTGTCGTTGACCGAAGGTGCCACCGGAGCTCTGATGGCGGTAATTAATCCCACCAATGCAACAAACCAAGGTATTGATTGGGTTTCGAACAATCCAGCCGTTGCGACAGTGGACGCCTCCGGAACGGTCACCGCCATCGCACAAGGAAACGCCATCATTACGGCAACATCCCAAGAGAACAACACCCTTTTTGATACGGCAGCGATTTCAGTGACCACCGAAACAGTAAACGTTACTGGCATCGATATCACGCAAACAGGACTTTCTTTGATTGAAGGCGATACTGGTACACTCACTGCTGTCATCTCGCCTAGCAATGCGACGAACCAAGGTGTTGATTGGGTTTCGAACAATCCAGCCGTTGCGACAGTAAACGCTTCCGGAACGGTGACTGCAGTAACACAAGGAAACGCCATCATTACGGCAACATCCCAAGAGAACAACACACTTTTCGATACGGCAGCGATTTCGGTAACCATGGAAACAGTAGATGTAACTGGCATCGACATCACCCAAGCAGATCTCTCTTTGGTCGAGGGCAATACGGGCACGCTCACTGCGGTCATCTCTCCCACCAACGCAACAAACCAAGGTGTGAATTGGACATCGGACAACCCTACGGTCGCAACGGTGAATGCCTCAGGAATGGTGACGGCTCTTGCCGTTGGCAACGCTACGATTACCGCCACGTCACAAGACAATCCCGCACAATTCGATACGGCCACCATTTCCGTCATCCATCCGTATCGCTATCACCGTTTTGATTATCTCGGCAATACACTTGCAACGGCGACCGCCAACTTCTGCAATGACCTATCTACAGGAACTCCAAAGCTGAATATTTCTATTGCTCAGGTTCTTCCAGTCGATAATGTATATCTCGTAACCGGCAGCCCGGATATTTCAGATGGCTATTATAGGGTTATCCTAAACTCCAATACCTCCAATTCGGATGCTGATGAAAATGTCTCCGGTGACTTGTTCACCAACGAAATCACCCCGGTCTGCGTAACTAACGGCGTGCCCGACGCTATAGATGATTCCGCTACGGTTGCCAGCAACTCAAATGTGGTCATTAACGTGCTCGGTAATGATACCGACCCGAATAATGATGCGCTAACCATTTTTAGTTTCACAACTCCGAATGTTGGTACGGTAAGTCAACAAGGAGACGATTTACGCTATTTTTCGGATGACAGCTGTACTACCGCCACTTTTGAATATACCGTTGATGATGGCAACGGCGGTCAGGACACTGCAACGGTTACGATAACCAAGACAGCTTCGGCCACTTTTTCGGGCGGTGGGAGTGTTTCCAGCTCATTTCCCTCTACTAGCGGTATCATCGAGGTGCTGTGCGACGATGTTACCGTTGTTTTAGGCGCTTTTGGCGGTAGCGGGGGAACCACAACCAACATCAACATAGATGGCATGAACTATAGCGTTACGGCCCCCGCCAATGACAGTTTATCGAGCTTAATTACAGTATTGGCGCCTGGCACTTATAATTACACGCTTAGCGGCAGCTTTAGCGGAGGCGGAAGTGGGGGTTCGGTGAGTGCCGTGGCCAACTAAACAACTTTTGAACAAAAAGCCAGCAACAGAATTTATACCGGTTATTCACGTTAACTTTTACTTTTTTTGCCTTTTCCTCGAAGGAAATGCTTCCCTCTACATCTATGAATTATTTGTATCTTAAACCTCATAATCGAACAATATTAAAAAGATGCAAAGAAGAAAATTCATCAAAAAATCCGCAGCTGCCTCCGCGGTATTCTCTATAGTACCAAGTTTTGTCATGGGAAAAAAACATGTGCCACCTAGCGACACGCTGTATATGGCAGGTTTTGGTGCTGGTGGGCAAGGCGGTGGTGATATTCAGGGCCTTTTCGCCACTGGCAAAGTCAAATTTGTCGCTCTTTGCGATGTAGATGAACGGATGGCGTCGGGAACCTATCAAAAATTTCCGGATGCCAAAAAATATAAGGACTTCAGAAAAGTATATGAAAACCATTTAAAGGATATCGATGCTGTTATGGTGGCCACCCCCGACCATATGCATGCTTCCATCGCATTGCCCTTTATGAAGGCAAAAAAGCATGCCTACGTCGAAAAGCCATTAACGCACAACATCAATGAGGCGCGAATCATGACCGA
Protein-coding regions in this window:
- a CDS encoding Ig-like domain-containing protein — its product is MKILLVFSCIAMLAIACTKSVGLYTEVEFEVSEQYLADGFVNTPLSVNLTVIPEEIIADVGYTYRLESFDGQGVLMDSEGNTLNSGDKIGFDALSAALEFIGTEEGSHTIAITVEDSYGFTKEVRLVFNITDIPLLWRAESPITQMELGTTVDINLILENQTDAINGTFECNYQQSLGDGTLTGFPTADAEFPTEFTTIVPGNFALEFTPDVLGNIELIFRLRDSNGQELTSSVTIEVVEEIIDMEPPVLSISGTNPTQVFIGQPYMDEGATAMDNVDGNITDQITTVSNVDTSVEDSYQVIYSVADTDGNSTSATRVVNVVQDPNGSEIAVTGISITEESLSLTEGATGALMAVINPTNATNQGIDWVSNNPAVATVDASGTVTAIAQGNAIITATSQENNTLFDTAAISVTTETVNVTGIDITQTGLSLIEGDTGTLTAVISPSNATNQGVDWVSNNPAVATVNASGTVTAVTQGNAIITATSQENNTLFDTAAISVTMETVDVTGIDITQADLSLVEGNTGTLTAVISPTNATNQGVNWTSDNPTVATVNASGMVTALAVGNATITATSQDNPAQFDTATISVIHPYRYHRFDYLGNTLATATANFCNDLSTGTPKLNISIAQVLPVDNVYLVTGSPDISDGYYRVILNSNTSNSDADENVSGDLFTNEITPVCVTNGVPDAIDDSATVASNSNVVINVLGNDTDPNNDALTIFSFTTPNVGTVSQQGDDLRYFSDDSCTTATFEYTVDDGNGGQDTATVTITKTASATFSGGGSVSSSFPSTSGIIEVLCDDVTVVLGAFGGSGGTTTNINIDGMNYSVTAPANDSLSSLITVLAPGTYNYTLSGSFSGGGSGGSVSAVAN
- a CDS encoding HD domain-containing protein — translated: MTQEEIISKTIVFVKRTLKGAEGGHDWFHIHRVLVNSRKIAATEKVNDLVVALGALLHDIADAKFHDGDETKGPKIATDFLTALGVDQALIEQVVYIIENISFKNSLEKGIDKVQPLELQVVQDADRLDAIGAIGIARAFNYGGFKNRELYNPEIKPNLHMSKEEYKKSASPTINHFYEKLLLLKKKFNTESGKRLAEERHRFMLEFLEQFYQEWGAFP
- a CDS encoding lysophospholipid acyltransferase family protein translates to MRKLLAYPLSVIYLIFFGATLLVFHPLQWLAFNLFGYSAHKKIVAIMNLCLLRCSHLLGTTYSFKNVENLPTDKPLIIVPNHQSLHDISPIIWFMRKHHPKFVSKKELGRGIPSVSYNLRHGGSVLIDRKDSKQAIAEIGKLGKYIEKYNRSAVIFPEGTRSRDGRPKEFKTNGLRILIKRAPSALLVPVSINNSWKMLRYGKFPYGIGNRLTFDVHAPITTNPDPEQAMAVVEKVVVSGITEFK